A stretch of the Nomascus leucogenys isolate Asia unplaced genomic scaffold, Asia_NLE_v1 Super-Scaffold_241, whole genome shotgun sequence genome encodes the following:
- the TGFBR3L gene encoding transforming growth factor-beta receptor type 3-like protein isoform X1, with product MGESAAATASLFQRRRRGRGGRVTFPGGLKGSARFLSSGPPFPAPPAPPFPAAPGPWLRRPLFSLKLSDTEDVFPRRAGPLEVPADSRVFVQAALARPSPRWGLALHRCSVTPSSRPAPGPALALLREGCPADTSVAFPPPPPPSPGATRPARFSFRLRPVFNASVQFLHCQLSRCRRRLRGVRRAPAPLTPPPPPSRCLPQDEACAGNGSGSAEGLAADGPHLHTLTQPIVVTVPRPPPRPPKSVPGRAVRPEPPAPAPAALEPAPVVALVLAAFVLGAALAAGLGLVCAHSGMMRPQRSPETHPATALGPGPTGPDPPPWTSDLMGPRPLRFSPPPVPPTCAQNKPLD from the exons ATGGGTGAATCAGCCGCCGCAACCGCATCCCTTTTCCAAAGGCGGCGGCGGGGGCGAGGTGGTCGGGTCACTTTTCCTGGAGGCCTAAAGGGCAGCGCGCGTTTTCTCTCCTCTGGGCCGCCCTTCCCAGCCCCGCCAGCTCCCCCGTTCCCCGCGGCGCCCGGCCCCTGGCTGCGCAGACCCCTCTTCAGTCTGAAGCTGTCCGACACAGAGGACGTCTTTCCGCGCCGCGCGGGGCCGCTCGAGGTCCCGGCCGACAGCCGCGTGTTCGTGCAG GCGGCCTTGGCCCGTCCCTCCCCGCGCTGGGGCCTGGCCCTGCACCGCTGCTCAGTGACGCCGTCCTCACGGCCGGCCCCGGGGCCCGCCCTGGCTCTGCTGCGCGAGGGCTGCCCCGCCGACACCTCTGTCGCCTTCCCGCCACCGCCGCCACCGAGCCCGGGTGCCACCCGCCCCGCGCGTTTCAGCTTCCGCCTGCGCCCGGTCTTCAACGCCTCGGTGCAGTTCCTGCACTGCCAGCTgagccgctgccgccgccgcctccggGGAGTCCGCCGGGCGCCTGCGCCTCTaacgccgccgccgccgccatcgCGG TGTCTGCCTCAGGACGAGGCGTGCGCCGGCAATGGCAGTGGCAGCGCCGAGGGCCTGGCTGCCGACGGCCCCCACCTGCACACGCTGACGCAGCCCATCGTGGTCACCGTGCCGCGGCCGCCCCCCA GGCCGCCCAAGAGTGTCCCCGGCCGCGCCGTGCGCCCTGAGCCTCCCGCGCCGGCCCCCGCGGCCCTGGAACCCGCGCCGGTGGTGGCGCTGGTGTTGGCAGCCTTCGTGCTGGGCGCCGCGCTGGCCGCCGGGCTGGGCCTCGTCTGTGCGCACTCAG GGATGATGCGCCCCCAACGTTCTCCGGAGACACACCCAGCTACCGCTTTGGGACCAGGACCAACAGGACCGGACCCGCCTCCCTGGACCTCGGACCTGATGGGGCCACGACCCCTGCGCTTCTCTCCTCCCCCTGTCCCTCCCACCTGTGCTCAAAATAAACCTCTGGACTGA
- the SNAPC2 gene encoding snRNA-activating protein complex subunit 2, translating to MKPPPRRRAAPARYLGEVTGPATWSAREKRQLLRLLQARQGQPEPDAAELARELRGRSEAEIRVFLQQLKGRVAREAIQKVHPGGLQGPRRREAQPPAPIEVWTDLAEKITGPLEEALAVAFSQVLTIAATEPVTLLHSKPPKPTQARGKPLLVSAPGGQEDPAPEIPSSAPDASSSAPKTSDPAPEKPSESSAGPSTEEDFAVDFEKIYKYLSSVSRSGRSPELSAAESAVVLDLLMSLPEELPLLPCTALVEHMTETYLRLTAPQPIPAGGSLGPAAEGDGAGSKAPEETPPATEKAEHSELKSPWQAAGICPLNPFLVPLELLGRAATPAR from the exons ATGAAGCCACCTCCCAGGCGGCGAGCGGCCCCGGCGCGCTATCTGGGCGAGGTGACCGGTCCCGCGACCTGGAGCGCTCGCGAGAAGCGGCAGCTATTGCGACTCCTGCAGGCGCGGCAGGGCCAGCCGGAGCCGGACGCCGCCGAGCTGGCCCGGGAGCTGCGGGGCCGGAgcgaggctgag atCCGGGTCTTCCTCCAGCAGCTCAAGGGCCGCGTAGCCCGGGAGGCCATTCAGAAGGTGCATCCGGGTGGCCTTCAGGGACCAAGGCGCCGGGAGgcacagcccccagcccccataGAG GTCTGGACGGATCTGGCTGAGAAGATAACAGGGCCACTGGAAGAAGCCCTGGCAGTGGCTTTCTCGCAG GTGCTCACCATCGCGGCCACGGAACCGGTCACCCTCCTGCACTCCAAGCCCCCCAAGCCCACGCAGGCCCGTGGAAAGCCTTTGCTCGTGAGCGCCCCTGGAGGGCAGGAAGACCCCGCCCCTGAGATACCTAGCTCTGCCCCTGATGCATCTAGCTCCGCACCCAAGACTTCTGACCCTGCCCCTGAGAAACCTTCTGAGTCCTCGGCTGGCCCCTCCACTGAAGAAGACTTCGCTGTGGACTTTGAGAAGATCTACAAGTACTTGTCCTCTGTCTCCCGAAGTGGCCGCAGCCCGGAGCTCTCAGCAGCTG AGTCCGCTGTGGTCCTCGACCTGCTCATGTCACTTCCAGAGGAGTTGCCACTCCTGCCCTGCACAGCCCTGGTTGAGCATATGACAGAGACGTACCTACGCCTGACAGCCCCCCAGCCCATTCCCGCTGGAGGGAGCCTGGGGCCTGCGGCTGAAGGGGATGGGGCTGGCTCCAAGGCACCAGAGGAGACCCCTCCAGCCACCGAGAAGGCCGAGCACAGCGAACTGAAATCGCCTTGGCAAGCAGCTGGGATCTGTCCCCTGAACCCGTTCCTGGTGCCCCTGGAGCTTCTGGGTCGGGCAGCCACCCCTGCCAGGTGA
- the TGFBR3L gene encoding transforming growth factor-beta receptor type 3-like protein isoform X2: protein MGESAAATASLFQRRRRGRGGRVTFPGGLKGSARFLSSGPPFPAPPAPPFPAAPGPWLRRPLFSLKLSDTEDVFPRRAGPLEVPADSRVFVQAALARPSPRWGLALHRCSVTPSSRPAPGPALALLREGCPADTSVAFPPPPPPSPGATRPARFSFRLRPVFNASVQFLHCQLSRCRRRLRGVRRAPAPLTPPPPPSRCLPQDEACAGNGSGSAEGLAADGPHLHTLTQPIVVTVPRPPPRPPKSVPGRAVRPEPPAPAPAALEPAPVVALVLAAFVLGAALAAGLGLVCAHSALQAPGPPARASPSGPQPRRPQ, encoded by the exons ATGGGTGAATCAGCCGCCGCAACCGCATCCCTTTTCCAAAGGCGGCGGCGGGGGCGAGGTGGTCGGGTCACTTTTCCTGGAGGCCTAAAGGGCAGCGCGCGTTTTCTCTCCTCTGGGCCGCCCTTCCCAGCCCCGCCAGCTCCCCCGTTCCCCGCGGCGCCCGGCCCCTGGCTGCGCAGACCCCTCTTCAGTCTGAAGCTGTCCGACACAGAGGACGTCTTTCCGCGCCGCGCGGGGCCGCTCGAGGTCCCGGCCGACAGCCGCGTGTTCGTGCAG GCGGCCTTGGCCCGTCCCTCCCCGCGCTGGGGCCTGGCCCTGCACCGCTGCTCAGTGACGCCGTCCTCACGGCCGGCCCCGGGGCCCGCCCTGGCTCTGCTGCGCGAGGGCTGCCCCGCCGACACCTCTGTCGCCTTCCCGCCACCGCCGCCACCGAGCCCGGGTGCCACCCGCCCCGCGCGTTTCAGCTTCCGCCTGCGCCCGGTCTTCAACGCCTCGGTGCAGTTCCTGCACTGCCAGCTgagccgctgccgccgccgcctccggGGAGTCCGCCGGGCGCCTGCGCCTCTaacgccgccgccgccgccatcgCGG TGTCTGCCTCAGGACGAGGCGTGCGCCGGCAATGGCAGTGGCAGCGCCGAGGGCCTGGCTGCCGACGGCCCCCACCTGCACACGCTGACGCAGCCCATCGTGGTCACCGTGCCGCGGCCGCCCCCCA GGCCGCCCAAGAGTGTCCCCGGCCGCGCCGTGCGCCCTGAGCCTCCCGCGCCGGCCCCCGCGGCCCTGGAACCCGCGCCGGTGGTGGCGCTGGTGTTGGCAGCCTTCGTGCTGGGCGCCGCGCTGGCCGCCGGGCTGGGCCTCGTCTGTGCGCACTCAG CTCTCCAGGCCCCTGGCCCGCCCGCGAGAGCCTCGCCCAGCGGTCCCCAGCCCAGGAGGCCCCAGTGA
- the TGFBR3L gene encoding transforming growth factor-beta receptor type 3-like protein isoform X3, with translation MGESAAATASLFQRRRRGRGGRVTFPGGLKGSARFLSSGPPFPAPPAPPFPAAPGPWLRRPLFSLKLSDTEDVFPRRAGPLEVPADSRVFVQAALARPSPRWGLALHRCSVTPSSRPAPGPALALLREGCPADTSVAFPPPPPPSPGATRPARFSFRLRPVFNASVQFLHCQLSRCRRRLRGVRRAPAPLTPPPPPSRCLPQDEACAGNGSGSAEGLAADGPHLHTLTQPIVVTVPRPPPRPPKSVPGRAVRPEPPAPAPAALEPAPVVALVLAAFVLGAALAAGLGLVCAHSDRWKRPVVCWEGRWPV, from the exons ATGGGTGAATCAGCCGCCGCAACCGCATCCCTTTTCCAAAGGCGGCGGCGGGGGCGAGGTGGTCGGGTCACTTTTCCTGGAGGCCTAAAGGGCAGCGCGCGTTTTCTCTCCTCTGGGCCGCCCTTCCCAGCCCCGCCAGCTCCCCCGTTCCCCGCGGCGCCCGGCCCCTGGCTGCGCAGACCCCTCTTCAGTCTGAAGCTGTCCGACACAGAGGACGTCTTTCCGCGCCGCGCGGGGCCGCTCGAGGTCCCGGCCGACAGCCGCGTGTTCGTGCAG GCGGCCTTGGCCCGTCCCTCCCCGCGCTGGGGCCTGGCCCTGCACCGCTGCTCAGTGACGCCGTCCTCACGGCCGGCCCCGGGGCCCGCCCTGGCTCTGCTGCGCGAGGGCTGCCCCGCCGACACCTCTGTCGCCTTCCCGCCACCGCCGCCACCGAGCCCGGGTGCCACCCGCCCCGCGCGTTTCAGCTTCCGCCTGCGCCCGGTCTTCAACGCCTCGGTGCAGTTCCTGCACTGCCAGCTgagccgctgccgccgccgcctccggGGAGTCCGCCGGGCGCCTGCGCCTCTaacgccgccgccgccgccatcgCGG TGTCTGCCTCAGGACGAGGCGTGCGCCGGCAATGGCAGTGGCAGCGCCGAGGGCCTGGCTGCCGACGGCCCCCACCTGCACACGCTGACGCAGCCCATCGTGGTCACCGTGCCGCGGCCGCCCCCCA GGCCGCCCAAGAGTGTCCCCGGCCGCGCCGTGCGCCCTGAGCCTCCCGCGCCGGCCCCCGCGGCCCTGGAACCCGCGCCGGTGGTGGCGCTGGTGTTGGCAGCCTTCGTGCTGGGCGCCGCGCTGGCCGCCGGGCTGGGCCTCGTCTGTGCGCACTCAG ACCGATGGAAGAGGCCAGTGGTCTGCTGGGAAGGGAGGTGGCCCGTGTAG